From the Carya illinoinensis cultivar Pawnee chromosome 4, C.illinoinensisPawnee_v1, whole genome shotgun sequence genome, one window contains:
- the LOC122306810 gene encoding potassium channel AKT1-like, with the protein MEASISRGVFRVSMCGQEENELLSRDGSHFSLSTGILPSLGARSTRTVKIRSFIISPYDGRYRIWENFLVVMVIYTAWVSPFEFGFLEKPKEPLSISDNVVNGFFALDIIVTFFVAYLDKASYLLVDDPKKIAWKYTRSWLVFDVISTIPSELARKITPSPFRSYGLFNMLRLWRLRRVSVLFSRLEKDKNYNYFWVRCAKLICVTLFAVHCAGCFYYFLAARYHDPRRTWIGASMNNFLQQSLWIRYVTSIYWSITTLTTVGYGDLHPVNTREMIFDIFFMLFNLGLTAYLIGNMTNLVVHGTSRTRKFRDTIQAASSFAQRNQLPVSLQDQMLAHLCLKFRTDSEGLQQQETLDSLPKAIRSSITHHLFYTLMDKVYLFQGVSNDLLFQLVSEMKAEYFPPKEDVILQNEAPTDFYVLVTGAVDQIDCKNGLDQIVGESKTGDICGEIGVLCYRPQLFTVRTKRLSQLLRLNRTTFLNIVQSNVGDGTIIMNNLLQHLKDLNDPIMSEVLVETENMLTRGRMDLPLSLCFAVLRGDGFLLHQLLKRGLDPNESDNNGRTALHIAASRGNENCVLLLLDYGADPNSRDSDGSVPLWEAVLGGHEPVIKLLLDSGANLQCGDIGQFACTAAEQNNLTLLKQIIRYGGEVTHPRTNGNGTTPLHVAVSEANTEIVKFLLDHGADIDKPDSDGWTPRALADQQGHEDIKILFQSTKEPRNQCIIAVPEKQNRARFIGRFPSEPTIRPLPLEGSLQTTRDGSWIQSRSRPRRRTNKFHNSLFGIISAAHAGEDCLFSVNPMVSAKNCRDNPARVTISCPEKGEAGGKLVVLPRSFGELLEIGAKKFGVSPSKVLSKNGAEIDDIEAIRDGDHLIFVCYVETEESNSKITLPNGCS; encoded by the exons ATGGAGGCTTCCATAAGCAGAGGGGTCTTTCGGGTTTCGATGTGCGGCCAAGAAGAGAATGAACTGTTGTCAAGGGATGGTAGCCATTTCAGTCTCTCTACGGGTATTCTGCCGTCTCTCGGAGCAAGAAGTACTCGCACAGTCAAGATCAGGAGTTTCATTATATCCCCATATGATGGCCGTTACAG GATATGGGAGAATTTTCTTGTTGTAATGGTCATCTATACCGCTTGGGTATCACCATTTGAATTTGGGTTCCTTGAAAAACCAAAGGAACCTCTCTCCATTAGTGATAACGTGGTCaatggattctttgctttggatATCATTGTCACCTTCTTTGTAGCGTACCTTGATAAAGCATCCTACCTACTAGTCGATGATCCAAAGAAGATAGCATGGAAATATACAAGATCCTGGTTGGTCTTTGATGTCATATCCACAATCCCTTCAGAGCTTGCTCGGAAGATCACTCCTTCACCTTTCAGGTCATATGGCTTATTCAACATGCTTCGCCTTTGGCGTCTCCGAAGAGTTAGTGTCTTGTTTTCCAG ATTGGAAAAAGATAAGAACTACAATTACTTTTGGGTGCGATGTGCAAAACTTATTTGT GTTACCCTTTTTGCGGTTCACTGTGCTGGATGTTTCTATTATTTTCTGGCAGCACGTTATCATGACCCCAGGAGGACGTGGATTGGAGCCTCAATGAATAACTTCCTTCAACAGAGCTTGTGGATCCGCTACGTGACTTCAATCTACTGGTCCATCACTACTCTAACGACTGTTGGCTATGGTGATTTGCATCCTGTGAATACAAGGGAGATGATATTTGACATCTTCTTTATGCTTTTCAACCTTGGGTTGACAGCATATTTGATCGGAAATATGACAAACTTGGTTGTCCATGGGACCAGTCGGACCAGAAAATTT AGGGATACCATTCAAGCTGCCTCAAGTTTCGCACAGAGGAACCAACTGCCTGTAAGCTTGCAAGATCAAATGCTTGCGCATTTATGTTTGAAGTTCAGAACAGACTCAGAGGGGCTCCAGCAACAAGAGACTCTTGATTCCCTTCCTAAAGCCATCCGGTCAAGCATTACTCATCATCTTTTCTACACTCTTATGGATAAGGTGTATTTGTTTCAAGGGGTTTCAAATGACTTGCTTTTTCAGCTG GTCTCAGAGATGAAAGCTGAGTATTTTCCTCCCAAGGAAGATGTGATCTTGCAGAATGAAGCACCCACAGACTTCTATGTACTTGTCACTGGGGCTGTG GATCAAATTGACTGTAAAAATGGGCTGGATCAG ATTGTTGGAGAGTCAAAAACTGGTGATATCTGTGGAGAGATTGGGGTACTTTGTTATAGACCACAGCTATTTACAGTGCGGACCAAAAGGCTGAGCCAGCTACTACGGCTGAACCGTACCACATTCTTAAATATCGTCCAGTCCAATGTTGGAGATGGGACCATAATCATGAATAATCTCCTTCAG CATTTGAAAGACCTAAATGACCCAATAATGTCAGAAGTTTTGGTGGAGACAGAGAACATGCTAACTCGTGGAAGAATGGACCTACCTCTAAGTCTATGCTTTGCAGTTCTAAGGGGAGATGGCTTCTTGTTGCATCAGTTGTTGAAACGGGGACTTGATCCGAATGAATCAGACAACAATGGAAGGACAGCTCTG CATATAGCAGCTTCCAGAGGAAATGAGAATTGTGTGCTTCTACTACTTGATTATGGAGCTGATCCTAACAGTAGAG ACTCAGACGGGAGTGTGCCGCTATGGGAAGCAGTTCTGGGTGGTCATGAACCGGTGATCAAGCTACTCCTAGACAGTGGTGCAAATTTACAATGCGGAGACATTGGTCAATTTGCATGCACTGCTGCTGAGCAAAACAACTTGACCTTGCTCAAGCAAATTATCCGTTATGGAGGAGAAGTCACGCATCCTAGGACAAACGGAAACGGAACCACACCTCTTCATGTTGCAGTTAGCGAAGCCAACACTGAAATAGTGAAATTCCTTTTAGATCATGGGGCTGATATCGACAAGCCAGACTCTGATGGTTGGACCCCGAGGGCTCTAGCTGACCAGCAAGGACACGAAGACATTAAAATCCTTTTCCAATCTACTAAAGAGCCTAGAAATCAATGTATCATTGCGGTTCCTGAGAAGCAGAATCGTGCTCGTTTCATTGGGAGGTTCCCAAGTGAGCCAACAATCCGTCCTTTACCCCTGGAGGGCTCCCTCCAGACTACAAGAGATGGATCATGGATCCAGTCTCGGTCCCGTCCAAGGCGTAGGACTAACAAGTTCCACAACTCACTATTTGGCATAATATCTGCTGCGCATGCTGGGGAGGATTGTCTATTCTCTGTAAATCCGATGGTAAGTGCTAAGAACTGCAGAGATAACCCAGCTAGAGTGACAATTAGTTGTCCGGAAAAGGGAGAAGCTGGTGGAAAGCTTGTGGTACTTCCAAGGAGTTTTGGGGAGCTGCTTGAGATTGGTGCTAAGAAATTTGGGGTCTCGCCGAGTAAAGTCCTAAGCAAAAATGGAGCTGAAATTGATGACATAGAGGCTATAAGAGATGGTGATCATCTTATCTTCGTTTGTTATGTTGAAACTGAAGAATCTAATAGCAAAATCACTCTACCTAATGGGTGTTCGTAG